One window of Magallana gigas chromosome 2, xbMagGiga1.1, whole genome shotgun sequence genomic DNA carries:
- the LOC105327395 gene encoding glutamate receptor 4 isoform X4 codes for MEHRIFFLMLGVIVTFCDVTSEETFRLKIGIVGTWTPVFDELLRTIGLSHPWRIYNITTAKPKSQYDKMLKVKDFLTDNQIDVILGPYDDATGIVADKLRVPYICTTGSKRNLNYTFQILPPLEDFSQAIFDMTKSYQWDKVSLFYDDLRGVYIMEQLLTNHDMMVKSWHVKGGSDIKAVEKQVRDHLVRMRQAFVQKSIIFCSKEHTEIILDQARSLAMLSQPSEWFFYDPGDQLVPVFKNFPDVFVNFTVFGLMEFDSRNEIASVDDSRRLNISLAADSLRLLNATLPKAVEVQRNEAAFTIAEELRKIRIPGYTGDIEFGPNGRRYNYTIKLSEIEGLDSLQVGVWRSHSNSLEDKIHFEEVKRLNRNYSFPLKGRTVSVVMILEKPFTMQKRDYMQRLGNDRFEGFAVDLITEVAKMLDFNFEIYLVHDGKFGTKKENGEWNGMIGELLAGNATMLVAPLSINSQREEAVDFTKPFMTRYISVLMRVPKSEQSYFEFLNPLHHNVWYCTFGAFMMVSVILYFLERFGIRQNKDYPTISLRESFWFVFGSLLQGNTDSSPSTLPGRILTSAWWFFALILISSYTANLAAFLTVKKINTPIKSVTDLASQTKIKYGTVKSSGIMFFFKNTNIEHFAKMWAQMSEVDPSSMVDSTDEGFKKVKDGNYAFFWDTTVNKYKTIEDCQFMEIGPHFDPKGFGIGVPPGAIYREDLSMAILKLSDTGMLHQLENKWWPSRSCPDLSKPSADETSELSIDSVAGVFFILLGGIALAGIVCGFEHFAKVVKKAAKTNKVVNILHTLVLVNRLLHQNSADFIFYVE; via the exons ATGGAACACCGGATCTTCTTCTTGATGCTCGGCGTCATTGTCACTTTTTGTGACGTCACCTCCGAGGAAACGTTCCGTCTTAAAATAG GGATCGTCGGTACTTGGACGCCAGTCTTTGACGAATTACTGAGAACAATTGGACTTTCACACCCATGGCGTATCTATAACATCACGACAGCCAAACCCAAATCGCAGTATGACAAAATGTTAAAGG TGAAAGACTTTCTTACCGATAACCAAATTGACGTCATACTTGGTCCCTATGATGACGCCACGGGTATTGTTGCCGATAAGCTGAGAGTCCCTTACATATGCACCACTGGGTCCAAACGTAACCTAAACTACACATTCCAGATTCTTCCTCCGCTGGAAGATTTTAGTCAGGCCATATTTGACATGACGAAAAGCTACCAATGGGACAAAGTCAGCTTGTTCTATGATGATCTAAGAG GTGTGTATATCATGGAGCAGCTGTTGACCAACCATGACATGATGGTTAAATCGTGGCACGTGAAGGGTGGTTCTGATATAAAGGCGGTGGAGAAACAAGTGAGGGACCACCTTGTGCGGATGAGACAGGCTTTCGTCCAGAAAAGCATCATATTCTGTTCGAAAGAGCACACTGAAATCATTCTAGACCAG GCCAGAAGTCTAGCAATGCTGTCTCAGCCTTCTGAATGGTTTTTCTACGACCCA GGGGATCAACTGGTTCCGGTGTTCAAAAATTTCCCTGACGTCTTTGTTAACTTCACCGTGTTTGGGTTGATGGAGTTCGATAGTAGAAACGAAATCGCCTCGGTGGATGACTCGCGGCGACTGAACATCAGCCTTGCCGCAGATTCTTTGAGGCTGTTGAACGCGACTCTGCCCAAGGCCGTGGAAGTCCAGAGAAACGAAGCCGCATTTACAATTGCAGAGGAGCTCAGAAAG ATTAGAATTCCTGGTTACACTGGGGACATAGAGTTCGGTCCCAATGGGAGGCGGTACAACTACACGATCAAACTCTCGGAAATAGAAGGCCTGGACTCCCTTCAG GTCGGAGTTTGGAGGTCGCATAGCAACTCATTAGAGGACAAGATTCACTTTGAAGAAGTGAAACGCCTGAATAGAAACTACTCCTTTCCGCTGAAAGGAAGGACAGTGTCCGTTGTTATGATATTG GAAAAACCGTTTACAATGCAAAAGAGAGACTACATGCAACGGTTAGGCAACGATAGGTTTGAAGGGTTCGCCGTTGATCTAATTACCGAAGTGGCAAAAATGCTGGATTTCAACTTCGAAATATACCTTGTCCATGATGGAAAATTCGGTACCAAAAAAGAGAACGGCGAATGGAATGGGATGATTGGCGAACTCTTGGCAGGG AATGCCACCATGTTGGTTGCCCCTCTCAGCATCAATTCCCAGAGAGAGGAGGCGGTGGACTTTACCAAACCCTTTATGACTCGTTACATAAGTGTACTGATGAGAGTACCTAAGTCTGAACAATCTTACTTTGAATTCCTTAACCCCCTCCACCATAACGTATGGTACTGCACCTTTGGGGCTTTCATGATGGTCAGTGTCATCCTCTACTTTTTGGAACGGTTCGGAATTCGTCAAAACAAAGACTACCCCACTATATCTCTTCGAGAGAGTTTCTGGTTCGTGTTTGGGTCCCTTTTGCAAGGCAATACAGATTCGTCTCCGTCTACACTTCCGGGTCGAATTTTAACCAGCGCGTGGTGGTTTTTTGCTCTCATTTTGATCTCATCTTACACAGCAAATTTGGCTGCGTTTCTGACAGTCAAGAAAATCAACACTCCCATTAAATCAGTCACGGATCTTGCATCTCAGACCAAAATTAAATACGGCACCGTGAAGAGCAGTGGAATCATGTTTTTCTTCAAGAACACAAATATTGAACACTTTGCCAAAATGTGGGCTCAAATGTCGGAAGTGGACCCTTCTTCCATGGTGGACAGTACTGACGAAGGCTTTAAGAAGGTCAAGGACGGGAATTATGCTTTTTTCTGGGACACAACGGTCAATAAGTACAAGACAATAGAGGACTGTCAGTTCATGGAGATCGGACCTCACTTTGACCCTAAGGGATTTGGTATCGGAGTTCCTCCGGGGGCCATCTATAGAGAGGACCTCTCAATGGCTATATTAAAACTGAGCGACACCGGAATGCTCCATCAATTAGAAAACAA GTGGTGGCCAAGTAGATCCTGTCCAGATTTGTCCAAGCCTTCGGCGGACGAGACCTCGGAGCTCAGTATAGATAGTGTGGCAGGGGTGTTCTTTATCCTCCTGGGGGGCATCGCTCTGGCGGGAATCGTCTGCGGTTTTGAGCATTTTGCAAAGGTTGTTAAGAAAGCAGCAAAAACG aatAAAGTGGTAAACATTTTGCACACGTTAGTTTTAGTCAATAGATTGCTACATCAGAACAGTGCGGATTTTATATTCTATGTAGAATAG
- the LOC105327395 gene encoding glutamate receptor 4 isoform X2 encodes MEHRIFFLMLGVIVTFCDVTSEETFRLKIGIVGTWTPVFDELLRTIGLSHPWRIYNITTAKPKSQYDKMLKVKDFLTDNQIDVILGPYDDATGIVADKLRVPYICTTGSKRNLNYTFQILPPLEDFSQAIFDMTKSYQWDKVSLFYDDLRGVYIMEQLLTNHDMMVKSWHVKGGSDIKAVEKQVRDHLVRMRQAFVQKSIIFCSKEHTEIILDQARSLAMLSQPSEWFFYDPGDQLVPVFKNFPDVFVNFTVFGLMEFDSRNEIASVDDSRRLNISLAADSLRLLNATLPKAVEVQRNEAAFTIAEELRKIRIPGYTGDIEFGPNGRRYNYTIKLSEIEGLDSLQGQDISSTSVGVWRSHSNSLEDKIHFEEVKRLNRNYSFPLKGRTVSVVMILEKPFTMQKRDYMQRLGNDRFEGFAVDLITEVAKMLDFNFEIYLVHDGKFGTKKENGEWNGMIGELLAGNATMLVAPLSINSQREEAVDFTKPFMTRYISVLMRVPKSEQSYFEFLNPLHHNVWYCTFGAFMMVSVILYFLERFGIRQNKDYPTISLRESFWFVFGSLLQGNTDSSPSTLPGRILTSAWWFFALILISSYTANLAAFLTVKKINTPIKSVTDLASQTKIKYGTVKSSGIMFFFKNTNIEHFAKMWAQMSEVDPSSMVDSTDEGFKKVKDGNYAFFWDTTVNKYKTIEDCQFMEIGPHFDPKGFGIGVPPGAIYREDLSMAILKLSDTGMLHQLENKWWPSRSCPDLSKPSADETSELSIDSVAGVFFILLGGIALAGIVCGFEHFAKVVKKAAKTNKVVNILHTLVLVNRLLHQNSADFIFYVE; translated from the exons ATGGAACACCGGATCTTCTTCTTGATGCTCGGCGTCATTGTCACTTTTTGTGACGTCACCTCCGAGGAAACGTTCCGTCTTAAAATAG GGATCGTCGGTACTTGGACGCCAGTCTTTGACGAATTACTGAGAACAATTGGACTTTCACACCCATGGCGTATCTATAACATCACGACAGCCAAACCCAAATCGCAGTATGACAAAATGTTAAAGG TGAAAGACTTTCTTACCGATAACCAAATTGACGTCATACTTGGTCCCTATGATGACGCCACGGGTATTGTTGCCGATAAGCTGAGAGTCCCTTACATATGCACCACTGGGTCCAAACGTAACCTAAACTACACATTCCAGATTCTTCCTCCGCTGGAAGATTTTAGTCAGGCCATATTTGACATGACGAAAAGCTACCAATGGGACAAAGTCAGCTTGTTCTATGATGATCTAAGAG GTGTGTATATCATGGAGCAGCTGTTGACCAACCATGACATGATGGTTAAATCGTGGCACGTGAAGGGTGGTTCTGATATAAAGGCGGTGGAGAAACAAGTGAGGGACCACCTTGTGCGGATGAGACAGGCTTTCGTCCAGAAAAGCATCATATTCTGTTCGAAAGAGCACACTGAAATCATTCTAGACCAG GCCAGAAGTCTAGCAATGCTGTCTCAGCCTTCTGAATGGTTTTTCTACGACCCA GGGGATCAACTGGTTCCGGTGTTCAAAAATTTCCCTGACGTCTTTGTTAACTTCACCGTGTTTGGGTTGATGGAGTTCGATAGTAGAAACGAAATCGCCTCGGTGGATGACTCGCGGCGACTGAACATCAGCCTTGCCGCAGATTCTTTGAGGCTGTTGAACGCGACTCTGCCCAAGGCCGTGGAAGTCCAGAGAAACGAAGCCGCATTTACAATTGCAGAGGAGCTCAGAAAG ATTAGAATTCCTGGTTACACTGGGGACATAGAGTTCGGTCCCAATGGGAGGCGGTACAACTACACGATCAAACTCTCGGAAATAGAAGGCCTGGACTCCCTTCAG GGCCAAGACATTTCCAGTACATCG GTCGGAGTTTGGAGGTCGCATAGCAACTCATTAGAGGACAAGATTCACTTTGAAGAAGTGAAACGCCTGAATAGAAACTACTCCTTTCCGCTGAAAGGAAGGACAGTGTCCGTTGTTATGATATTG GAAAAACCGTTTACAATGCAAAAGAGAGACTACATGCAACGGTTAGGCAACGATAGGTTTGAAGGGTTCGCCGTTGATCTAATTACCGAAGTGGCAAAAATGCTGGATTTCAACTTCGAAATATACCTTGTCCATGATGGAAAATTCGGTACCAAAAAAGAGAACGGCGAATGGAATGGGATGATTGGCGAACTCTTGGCAGGG AATGCCACCATGTTGGTTGCCCCTCTCAGCATCAATTCCCAGAGAGAGGAGGCGGTGGACTTTACCAAACCCTTTATGACTCGTTACATAAGTGTACTGATGAGAGTACCTAAGTCTGAACAATCTTACTTTGAATTCCTTAACCCCCTCCACCATAACGTATGGTACTGCACCTTTGGGGCTTTCATGATGGTCAGTGTCATCCTCTACTTTTTGGAACGGTTCGGAATTCGTCAAAACAAAGACTACCCCACTATATCTCTTCGAGAGAGTTTCTGGTTCGTGTTTGGGTCCCTTTTGCAAGGCAATACAGATTCGTCTCCGTCTACACTTCCGGGTCGAATTTTAACCAGCGCGTGGTGGTTTTTTGCTCTCATTTTGATCTCATCTTACACAGCAAATTTGGCTGCGTTTCTGACAGTCAAGAAAATCAACACTCCCATTAAATCAGTCACGGATCTTGCATCTCAGACCAAAATTAAATACGGCACCGTGAAGAGCAGTGGAATCATGTTTTTCTTCAAGAACACAAATATTGAACACTTTGCCAAAATGTGGGCTCAAATGTCGGAAGTGGACCCTTCTTCCATGGTGGACAGTACTGACGAAGGCTTTAAGAAGGTCAAGGACGGGAATTATGCTTTTTTCTGGGACACAACGGTCAATAAGTACAAGACAATAGAGGACTGTCAGTTCATGGAGATCGGACCTCACTTTGACCCTAAGGGATTTGGTATCGGAGTTCCTCCGGGGGCCATCTATAGAGAGGACCTCTCAATGGCTATATTAAAACTGAGCGACACCGGAATGCTCCATCAATTAGAAAACAA GTGGTGGCCAAGTAGATCCTGTCCAGATTTGTCCAAGCCTTCGGCGGACGAGACCTCGGAGCTCAGTATAGATAGTGTGGCAGGGGTGTTCTTTATCCTCCTGGGGGGCATCGCTCTGGCGGGAATCGTCTGCGGTTTTGAGCATTTTGCAAAGGTTGTTAAGAAAGCAGCAAAAACG aatAAAGTGGTAAACATTTTGCACACGTTAGTTTTAGTCAATAGATTGCTACATCAGAACAGTGCGGATTTTATATTCTATGTAGAATAG
- the LOC105327395 gene encoding glutamate receptor 4 isoform X5, translated as MEHRIFFLMLGVIVTFCDVTSEETFRLKIGIVGTWTPVFDELLRTIGLSHPWRIYNITTAKPKSQYDKMLKVKDFLTDNQIDVILGPYDDATGIVADKLRVPYICTTGSKRNLNYTFQILPPLEDFSQAIFDMTKSYQWDKVSLFYDDLRGVYIMEQLLTNHDMMVKSWHVKGGSDIKAVEKQVRDHLVRMRQAFVQKSIIFCSKEHTEIILDQARSLAMLSQPSEWFFYDPGDQLVPVFKNFPDVFVNFTVFGLMEFDSRNEIASVDDSRRLNISLAADSLRLLNATLPKAVEVQRNEAAFTIAEELRKIRIPGYTGDIEFGPNGRRYNYTIKLSEIEGLDSLQIFVTRHHDVWKRGFLLYHVGVWRSHSNSLEDKIHFEEVKRLNRNYSFPLKGRTVSVVMILEKPFTMQKRDYMQRLGNDRFEGFAVDLITEVAKMLDFNFEIYLVHDGKFGTKKENGEWNGMIGELLAGNATMLVAPLSINSQREEAVDFTKPFMTRYISVLMRVPKSEQSYFEFLNPLHHNVWYCTFGAFMMVSVILYFLERFGIRQNKDYPTISLRESFWFVFGSLLQGNTDSSPSTLPGRILTSAWWFFALILISSYTANLAAFLTVKKINTPIKSVTDLASQTKIKYGTVKSSGIMFFFKNTNIEHFAKMWAQMSEVDPSSMVDSTDEGFKKVKDGNYAFFWDTTVNKYKTIEDCQFMEIGPHFDPKGFGIGVPPGAIYREDLSMAILKLSDTGMLHQLENKWWPSRSCPDLSKPSADETSELSIDSVAGVFFILLGGIALAGIVCGFEHFAKVVKKAAKTEKRGKTLFPA; from the exons ATGGAACACCGGATCTTCTTCTTGATGCTCGGCGTCATTGTCACTTTTTGTGACGTCACCTCCGAGGAAACGTTCCGTCTTAAAATAG GGATCGTCGGTACTTGGACGCCAGTCTTTGACGAATTACTGAGAACAATTGGACTTTCACACCCATGGCGTATCTATAACATCACGACAGCCAAACCCAAATCGCAGTATGACAAAATGTTAAAGG TGAAAGACTTTCTTACCGATAACCAAATTGACGTCATACTTGGTCCCTATGATGACGCCACGGGTATTGTTGCCGATAAGCTGAGAGTCCCTTACATATGCACCACTGGGTCCAAACGTAACCTAAACTACACATTCCAGATTCTTCCTCCGCTGGAAGATTTTAGTCAGGCCATATTTGACATGACGAAAAGCTACCAATGGGACAAAGTCAGCTTGTTCTATGATGATCTAAGAG GTGTGTATATCATGGAGCAGCTGTTGACCAACCATGACATGATGGTTAAATCGTGGCACGTGAAGGGTGGTTCTGATATAAAGGCGGTGGAGAAACAAGTGAGGGACCACCTTGTGCGGATGAGACAGGCTTTCGTCCAGAAAAGCATCATATTCTGTTCGAAAGAGCACACTGAAATCATTCTAGACCAG GCCAGAAGTCTAGCAATGCTGTCTCAGCCTTCTGAATGGTTTTTCTACGACCCA GGGGATCAACTGGTTCCGGTGTTCAAAAATTTCCCTGACGTCTTTGTTAACTTCACCGTGTTTGGGTTGATGGAGTTCGATAGTAGAAACGAAATCGCCTCGGTGGATGACTCGCGGCGACTGAACATCAGCCTTGCCGCAGATTCTTTGAGGCTGTTGAACGCGACTCTGCCCAAGGCCGTGGAAGTCCAGAGAAACGAAGCCGCATTTACAATTGCAGAGGAGCTCAGAAAG ATTAGAATTCCTGGTTACACTGGGGACATAGAGTTCGGTCCCAATGGGAGGCGGTACAACTACACGATCAAACTCTCGGAAATAGAAGGCCTGGACTCCCTTCAG ATATTTGTTACCAGACATCATGACGTTTGGAAGAGAGGGTTTTTGTTGTATCAT GTCGGAGTTTGGAGGTCGCATAGCAACTCATTAGAGGACAAGATTCACTTTGAAGAAGTGAAACGCCTGAATAGAAACTACTCCTTTCCGCTGAAAGGAAGGACAGTGTCCGTTGTTATGATATTG GAAAAACCGTTTACAATGCAAAAGAGAGACTACATGCAACGGTTAGGCAACGATAGGTTTGAAGGGTTCGCCGTTGATCTAATTACCGAAGTGGCAAAAATGCTGGATTTCAACTTCGAAATATACCTTGTCCATGATGGAAAATTCGGTACCAAAAAAGAGAACGGCGAATGGAATGGGATGATTGGCGAACTCTTGGCAGGG AATGCCACCATGTTGGTTGCCCCTCTCAGCATCAATTCCCAGAGAGAGGAGGCGGTGGACTTTACCAAACCCTTTATGACTCGTTACATAAGTGTACTGATGAGAGTACCTAAGTCTGAACAATCTTACTTTGAATTCCTTAACCCCCTCCACCATAACGTATGGTACTGCACCTTTGGGGCTTTCATGATGGTCAGTGTCATCCTCTACTTTTTGGAACGGTTCGGAATTCGTCAAAACAAAGACTACCCCACTATATCTCTTCGAGAGAGTTTCTGGTTCGTGTTTGGGTCCCTTTTGCAAGGCAATACAGATTCGTCTCCGTCTACACTTCCGGGTCGAATTTTAACCAGCGCGTGGTGGTTTTTTGCTCTCATTTTGATCTCATCTTACACAGCAAATTTGGCTGCGTTTCTGACAGTCAAGAAAATCAACACTCCCATTAAATCAGTCACGGATCTTGCATCTCAGACCAAAATTAAATACGGCACCGTGAAGAGCAGTGGAATCATGTTTTTCTTCAAGAACACAAATATTGAACACTTTGCCAAAATGTGGGCTCAAATGTCGGAAGTGGACCCTTCTTCCATGGTGGACAGTACTGACGAAGGCTTTAAGAAGGTCAAGGACGGGAATTATGCTTTTTTCTGGGACACAACGGTCAATAAGTACAAGACAATAGAGGACTGTCAGTTCATGGAGATCGGACCTCACTTTGACCCTAAGGGATTTGGTATCGGAGTTCCTCCGGGGGCCATCTATAGAGAGGACCTCTCAATGGCTATATTAAAACTGAGCGACACCGGAATGCTCCATCAATTAGAAAACAA GTGGTGGCCAAGTAGATCCTGTCCAGATTTGTCCAAGCCTTCGGCGGACGAGACCTCGGAGCTCAGTATAGATAGTGTGGCAGGGGTGTTCTTTATCCTCCTGGGGGGCATCGCTCTGGCGGGAATCGTCTGCGGTTTTGAGCATTTTGCAAAGGTTGTTAAGAAAGCAGCAAAAACG GAAAAAAGAGGTAAAACGTTGTTCCCTGCATGA
- the LOC105327395 gene encoding glutamate receptor 4 isoform X3, which yields MEHRIFFLMLGVIVTFCDVTSEETFRLKIGIVGTWTPVFDELLRTIGLSHPWRIYNITTAKPKSQYDKMLKVKDFLTDNQIDVILGPYDDATGIVADKLRVPYICTTGSKRNLNYTFQILPPLEDFSQAIFDMTKSYQWDKVSLFYDDLRGVYIMEQLLTNHDMMVKSWHVKGGSDIKAVEKQVRDHLVRMRQAFVQKSIIFCSKEHTEIILDQARSLAMLSQPSEWFFYDPGDQLVPVFKNFPDVFVNFTVFGLMEFDSRNEIASVDDSRRLNISLAADSLRLLNATLPKAVEVQRNEAAFTIAEELRKIRIPGYTGDIEFGPNGRRYNYTIKLSEIEGLDSLQIFVTRHHDVWKRGFLLYHVGVWRSHSNSLEDKIHFEEVKRLNRNYSFPLKGRTVSVVMILEKPFTMQKRDYMQRLGNDRFEGFAVDLITEVAKMLDFNFEIYLVHDGKFGTKKENGEWNGMIGELLAGNATMLVAPLSINSQREEAVDFTKPFMTRYISVLMRVPKSEQSYFEFLNPLHHNVWYCTFGAFMMVSVILYFLERFGIRQNKDYPTISLRESFWFVFGSLLQGNTDSSPSTLPGRILTSAWWFFALILISSYTANLAAFLTVKKINTPIKSVTDLASQTKIKYGTVKSSGIMFFFKNTNIEHFAKMWAQMSEVDPSSMVDSTDEGFKKVKDGNYAFFWDTTVNKYKTIEDCQFMEIGPHFDPKGFGIGVPPGAIYREDLSMAILKLSDTGMLHQLENKWWPSRSCPDLSKPSADETSELSIDSVAGVFFILLGGIALAGIVCGFEHFAKVVKKAAKTEKNVNGKNSEIKERESFL from the exons ATGGAACACCGGATCTTCTTCTTGATGCTCGGCGTCATTGTCACTTTTTGTGACGTCACCTCCGAGGAAACGTTCCGTCTTAAAATAG GGATCGTCGGTACTTGGACGCCAGTCTTTGACGAATTACTGAGAACAATTGGACTTTCACACCCATGGCGTATCTATAACATCACGACAGCCAAACCCAAATCGCAGTATGACAAAATGTTAAAGG TGAAAGACTTTCTTACCGATAACCAAATTGACGTCATACTTGGTCCCTATGATGACGCCACGGGTATTGTTGCCGATAAGCTGAGAGTCCCTTACATATGCACCACTGGGTCCAAACGTAACCTAAACTACACATTCCAGATTCTTCCTCCGCTGGAAGATTTTAGTCAGGCCATATTTGACATGACGAAAAGCTACCAATGGGACAAAGTCAGCTTGTTCTATGATGATCTAAGAG GTGTGTATATCATGGAGCAGCTGTTGACCAACCATGACATGATGGTTAAATCGTGGCACGTGAAGGGTGGTTCTGATATAAAGGCGGTGGAGAAACAAGTGAGGGACCACCTTGTGCGGATGAGACAGGCTTTCGTCCAGAAAAGCATCATATTCTGTTCGAAAGAGCACACTGAAATCATTCTAGACCAG GCCAGAAGTCTAGCAATGCTGTCTCAGCCTTCTGAATGGTTTTTCTACGACCCA GGGGATCAACTGGTTCCGGTGTTCAAAAATTTCCCTGACGTCTTTGTTAACTTCACCGTGTTTGGGTTGATGGAGTTCGATAGTAGAAACGAAATCGCCTCGGTGGATGACTCGCGGCGACTGAACATCAGCCTTGCCGCAGATTCTTTGAGGCTGTTGAACGCGACTCTGCCCAAGGCCGTGGAAGTCCAGAGAAACGAAGCCGCATTTACAATTGCAGAGGAGCTCAGAAAG ATTAGAATTCCTGGTTACACTGGGGACATAGAGTTCGGTCCCAATGGGAGGCGGTACAACTACACGATCAAACTCTCGGAAATAGAAGGCCTGGACTCCCTTCAG ATATTTGTTACCAGACATCATGACGTTTGGAAGAGAGGGTTTTTGTTGTATCAT GTCGGAGTTTGGAGGTCGCATAGCAACTCATTAGAGGACAAGATTCACTTTGAAGAAGTGAAACGCCTGAATAGAAACTACTCCTTTCCGCTGAAAGGAAGGACAGTGTCCGTTGTTATGATATTG GAAAAACCGTTTACAATGCAAAAGAGAGACTACATGCAACGGTTAGGCAACGATAGGTTTGAAGGGTTCGCCGTTGATCTAATTACCGAAGTGGCAAAAATGCTGGATTTCAACTTCGAAATATACCTTGTCCATGATGGAAAATTCGGTACCAAAAAAGAGAACGGCGAATGGAATGGGATGATTGGCGAACTCTTGGCAGGG AATGCCACCATGTTGGTTGCCCCTCTCAGCATCAATTCCCAGAGAGAGGAGGCGGTGGACTTTACCAAACCCTTTATGACTCGTTACATAAGTGTACTGATGAGAGTACCTAAGTCTGAACAATCTTACTTTGAATTCCTTAACCCCCTCCACCATAACGTATGGTACTGCACCTTTGGGGCTTTCATGATGGTCAGTGTCATCCTCTACTTTTTGGAACGGTTCGGAATTCGTCAAAACAAAGACTACCCCACTATATCTCTTCGAGAGAGTTTCTGGTTCGTGTTTGGGTCCCTTTTGCAAGGCAATACAGATTCGTCTCCGTCTACACTTCCGGGTCGAATTTTAACCAGCGCGTGGTGGTTTTTTGCTCTCATTTTGATCTCATCTTACACAGCAAATTTGGCTGCGTTTCTGACAGTCAAGAAAATCAACACTCCCATTAAATCAGTCACGGATCTTGCATCTCAGACCAAAATTAAATACGGCACCGTGAAGAGCAGTGGAATCATGTTTTTCTTCAAGAACACAAATATTGAACACTTTGCCAAAATGTGGGCTCAAATGTCGGAAGTGGACCCTTCTTCCATGGTGGACAGTACTGACGAAGGCTTTAAGAAGGTCAAGGACGGGAATTATGCTTTTTTCTGGGACACAACGGTCAATAAGTACAAGACAATAGAGGACTGTCAGTTCATGGAGATCGGACCTCACTTTGACCCTAAGGGATTTGGTATCGGAGTTCCTCCGGGGGCCATCTATAGAGAGGACCTCTCAATGGCTATATTAAAACTGAGCGACACCGGAATGCTCCATCAATTAGAAAACAA GTGGTGGCCAAGTAGATCCTGTCCAGATTTGTCCAAGCCTTCGGCGGACGAGACCTCGGAGCTCAGTATAGATAGTGTGGCAGGGGTGTTCTTTATCCTCCTGGGGGGCATCGCTCTGGCGGGAATCGTCTGCGGTTTTGAGCATTTTGCAAAGGTTGTTAAGAAAGCAGCAAAAACG gagAAAAATGTGAATGGAAAAAATAGCGAAATCAAAGAAAGAGAGAGCTTTTTGTGA